In the genome of Corynebacterium glucuronolyticum DSM 44120, the window GTGTTGCTGTTGCTGCGGCATAGGCGCGCATCCAGGTGAGGAGTGCTGCCTTATTGCGCGTCGTATAACCCTGGTCGGGTAAATCGCGGTCAAGGATCCGGTCGATGTACGAAGCGATGTGCTGCTTTTGTACGAGCGGGGGAAGATTCTGCAGCCCGGGCAGTCCTGTCGTCGCAATGCTATGCGCGTAGTCGGCGGAAGTTTGATCGGTCTGCCCGGTGATGGTGGCGGAACCGGCAAGAATTTCTTTGAGGGAGATGAGATCTTCCCGCGAGTCACGCTCAAAGACGGCCATCGGGCGCATGCGCAAAGACAAAACTCGTCCAGCGCCACTGTGTGTCGTGGTGCCTGCAATGGGGATAGCTGAGCCAGTAAGCAGGAATCGCCCCGGATCGCACCCGTCGTCCACCGCTCGCCGCACGATGTCCCACACCTCCGGTGCCCGTTGCAACTCGTCGATGAGGATTGAGCCATCAGGAAAGTGGTCGAAAGCGGGATTGGCACGAAGAATGATGCGATCCTGCTCACGGTCTAAGTGCAGCGCTGTTGTCGCACGCTTTTCCGCCGTACTCGTCTTTCCGAAGCCCTTGGGTCCATCGATAGCAATCGCGCCGACATAGGGGAGTAGCTCGTTAAGCTGCAGGTCGAGAGCGCGGGGCAGGAATGTCATGGTTCCTAGGGCACCAAACGCATCAATCCTAGGTACCCAAACGCACGAATCCTAGGGCACCAAATGCATTTTTCCTGCACTGCCGGTCATCCCCGAGCTGGGCGGAGGGGAGGTTACCCCCGGGCACAGCGGTTGGGTGGGGCTGCTAATGTGGGCATAACCAGGCAACGGGGTGCGTCCCGCCACAAGGGGCGCTGAGAAAACACCCGTCGAACCTGATCTAGGTCGTTCTAGCGAAGGGAATTGCAATGGCTCAGTTAGCCTACCCAGAAATCATGCACGCGGTACGGGATCAAGAACCGCTCATCCAATGTCTTACTAACGGTGTTGTCATGGACATCACCGCCAACGTCATCCTCGCCATTGGGGCATCACCTGCCATGTGCGATACGCCAACGGAAGCAGGGGACTTCGCACAGATCGCCTCCGGCGTCCTCATCAACGCGGGAACCCCGACGAACGAGCAGTACGCGGGCATGCGGGCAGCCGTCGCCGGGGCAAACGAGGCGGGAACCCCCTGGGTGCTCGACCCGGTGGCCTGCGGCGGGCTGAAGGAGCGCACCCGTTTCCAGAGATCTCTCATCGCAGACAAGCCACACGCCATCCGCGGCAACGCCTCGGAAATCATTGCGCTTGCCAATCTTGATGAGAACGCCGCCGGAGGCCGCGGCGTTGATTCGGCCGATGCCGCGGATGCGGCGATCCCCGCAGCCCGCGTATTGGCTGCGCGCACCAGTGGGGTGGTGGGGATTTCCGGCGCCACCGATATCGTCGTCTCGGAGGGCCGCATCACGCGCATCACCGGCGGGGATCCGCTCATGCAGAAGGTGATCGGCACCGGGTGCTCCCTCGGCGCGGTGGTGGCGGCCTACCTCTCGGTAGGTGCGGACCCGCACGATGCAGTGGTCGCAGCCCACGCCCACCACTCGGCAGCAGGAGCCAAAGCGGCCAAGACCGCGAGCGCGCCGGGCAGCTTCAAGGTGGCGTGGCTCGACGCGCTCTACACCCTCACCGCAGATGAGCTGGAACAATACACAACCTTTGAGGAGGAATCCCTGTAATGGCTACCAACTGGAGTCTTTACCTCGTCACCGACCCGCAACAGGGAGGGGGACCGGAAAACGTAGCACCGATCGTCGACAAGGCAATAAAGGGAGGGGTGAGCGTTGTGCAGCTGCGCGACAAGGACGCAACCGAGGCGGAGTTCCTCGCGCGAGCCATCAAGCTGAAGGAGCTCATGGAGCCCACGGGTGTGCCGCTGTTTGTGGATGATCGCCTTGATGTTGCCTGTGAGCTGGGCCTTAACCTGCACATCGGGCAGAATGACGTGGACTACCTCGAGGCCCGCAAAAAACTGCCGGGGAACCTCATGCTTGGCCTCTCGGTGGGCAACCACCGGGAGCTGGACGAGGTGGAGAGGATGGATCCGGCGCTTCGCCCCGACGTCATCGGCGTGGGGCCTGTCGCGGACACCACCACCAAGAAGGATGCGCCGGCGGGGATCGGTGTGCAGGCGTTTGCTGAGATCGCCACGCGCGCCAAAGGCCTCGGCGTACCGGCCGTGGCCATCGGCGGGGTGAATCTCACCAACGCGAGTGAGCTCGGTGGAACGGACGGCGCGGGGATCTGCGTGGTCTCCGCCATCATGAAAGCAGCGGACCCGGAGGAAGCAGCCCGCGAGCTGCGAGCGGCCTTTGAGAATGGGAGGAAGTAGTGCTGCCCCGAGTCCTTACCATCGCCGGCACCGATCCGACCGGTGGCGCGGGCCTGCAGGCCGATATCAAGTCCATTAACGAGGCCGGCGGTTTCCCGCTGTCGGTGACGACGGCGCTGGTGGCGCAGAACACGTGCGGTGTCCGCGAGGTTCACACCCCGCCGGTCGAGTTCCTCCGCGCGCAGCTCGATGCCGTTTTCGACGACGTCCAGGTCGATGCCGTCAAGATCGGCATGCTCGGCTCGGCGGAGATCACCCACGCCATCACCGAGTACCTCGACGCGCACCCGGTCAGGCACCTCGTCGTCGATCCGGTCATGGTTGCTACCAGCGGTGATCGCCTCCTTGACACGGCTGCCGAAAGCGCTCTGCGGGAGCTGTGCACCCGCGCCACCATCATCACCCCCAACGTTGATGAGCTCGCTGTTCTCGCCGCCACGCAGCCTGCGACGACGCACGCGGAAGCCATCGCCCAGGGGCAGGCTCTCGCGCACGATCTTGGCACTGCGGTGCTGGTCAAGGGCGGTCACCTCACGGGTGGGCGCGCCGACAACGTCGTCGTCCACCCCTCCGGCGACACGTTCGCCATCCCCAACGCCCGCATCGATACGAAGAACACGCACGGCACGGGCTGTTCGCTCTCCTCGAGCCTCGCCACCCGCCTCGCCACAGGTCAGAGCATCGACGATGCCGCGCAGTGGGCAACCCTGTGGCTCACCGCCGCCATCCGCGCCGCCGACGACCTGAACGTCGGCCACGGCCACGGCCCGGTCGACCACGCAGCCTGGAACCGCATGTATCGCCAGGCCGCGGACACGACACCGTGGGAGGCTCCCATAGGTCCCGCGGTCGATCCGCTCGTCGCACCCGCCGGCCCCCACACGCACGCCCTCTGGGATCTGGTGTCTCCGCTGGTCACCGCCACCTTAAGCGATGGTTTCCTCACCATGCTTGCCGACGGCTCCCTCCCGCACCGAGCGTTCGCAACCTACCTCCTCCAGGATGCCTACTACCTCGGTGAATACGGCAAGGCTCTCGCCGGTGTGGCAGCGCTTGCCCCCACCCCTGACGACATGATCGCCTGGGCGCGCGATGCGCAAGGTACGATGGCGGAAAAGACGAAACTCCATGACGCCATCCTCGGCGGAGCCGAGGATGCCACCCAGTGCGACCCCTCATATGTCACTCTCGGCTACACGAGCCTGCTCACCGCAGCGACGACGAAGGGCTACGCCGTGGCCGCCACCGCCGTCCTCCCGTGCTACTGGCTCTACGCCGACATCGCCCTCCGCCTCGGCGAGCAGGACACCCCCGACCACCCCTTCCACCCGTGGCTGTCCGCCTACGCCGACGGCGAGTTTGTCGACTGCACCCGCGCCGCCATCGAGCGCGTGGAGCGCGCCCTCGAGGATGCAGGCCCCGCCGATCGTGAGGAGGCGACAAAGTTCTTCCTCTACGCCTCCTACTGGGAGCGCGAGTTCTTCGGGCAGGGGCTACGCACCCCGTGGTGGGATTAGTTGAAGCAAAAAAAACTCAGAAGAAAGGGAAGAACGCATCCCACCAGCTGAAGTTCCAGGAGCGTGGTTCGGGTCCGAATAATCGGCTTCTGAATATGCGCTACCTGGAACTATGTGGGATGAGGGGAAGTGACGAAATTGCCTGGGAGGCTGATACGC includes:
- the thiM gene encoding hydroxyethylthiazole kinase, whose translation is MAQLAYPEIMHAVRDQEPLIQCLTNGVVMDITANVILAIGASPAMCDTPTEAGDFAQIASGVLINAGTPTNEQYAGMRAAVAGANEAGTPWVLDPVACGGLKERTRFQRSLIADKPHAIRGNASEIIALANLDENAAGGRGVDSADAADAAIPAARVLAARTSGVVGISGATDIVVSEGRITRITGGDPLMQKVIGTGCSLGAVVAAYLSVGADPHDAVVAAHAHHSAAGAKAAKTASAPGSFKVAWLDALYTLTADELEQYTTFEEESL
- a CDS encoding ATP-binding protein, with the protein product MTFLPRALDLQLNELLPYVGAIAIDGPKGFGKTSTAEKRATTALHLDREQDRIILRANPAFDHFPDGSILIDELQRAPEVWDIVRRAVDDGCDPGRFLLTGSAIPIAGTTTHSGAGRVLSLRMRPMAVFERDSREDLISLKEILAGSATITGQTDQTSADYAHSIATTGLPGLQNLPPLVQKQHIASYIDRILDRDLPDQGYTTRNKAALLTWMRAYAAATATQASYSEILDSATPGESNKPSKKSSATYRDKLNEIWILDPLPAWNFASAPFPRVSQQATHFLADPGLALHLLGLTERSLQAPRNAHIFGCLFEALAVLSIRVAAEANFATVGHFRTRNGDHEIDAVIESADGGIIPVEVKLTHTPSPEDGKHLLWLRDSLPDEVIDMIIITTGDRAYRREDSIACIPLALFGV
- a CDS encoding bifunctional hydroxymethylpyrimidine kinase/phosphomethylpyrimidine kinase — protein: MLPRVLTIAGTDPTGGAGLQADIKSINEAGGFPLSVTTALVAQNTCGVREVHTPPVEFLRAQLDAVFDDVQVDAVKIGMLGSAEITHAITEYLDAHPVRHLVVDPVMVATSGDRLLDTAAESALRELCTRATIITPNVDELAVLAATQPATTHAEAIAQGQALAHDLGTAVLVKGGHLTGGRADNVVVHPSGDTFAIPNARIDTKNTHGTGCSLSSSLATRLATGQSIDDAAQWATLWLTAAIRAADDLNVGHGHGPVDHAAWNRMYRQAADTTPWEAPIGPAVDPLVAPAGPHTHALWDLVSPLVTATLSDGFLTMLADGSLPHRAFATYLLQDAYYLGEYGKALAGVAALAPTPDDMIAWARDAQGTMAEKTKLHDAILGGAEDATQCDPSYVTLGYTSLLTAATTKGYAVAATAVLPCYWLYADIALRLGEQDTPDHPFHPWLSAYADGEFVDCTRAAIERVERALEDAGPADREEATKFFLYASYWEREFFGQGLRTPWWD
- the thiE gene encoding thiamine phosphate synthase, with the protein product MATNWSLYLVTDPQQGGGPENVAPIVDKAIKGGVSVVQLRDKDATEAEFLARAIKLKELMEPTGVPLFVDDRLDVACELGLNLHIGQNDVDYLEARKKLPGNLMLGLSVGNHRELDEVERMDPALRPDVIGVGPVADTTTKKDAPAGIGVQAFAEIATRAKGLGVPAVAIGGVNLTNASELGGTDGAGICVVSAIMKAADPEEAARELRAAFENGRK